Within the Prevotella scopos JCM 17725 genome, the region TTCTTTATTTTGGAACTAAAGCAGTTATCGGTTGTTTCGTGCAGCTGCTTTCTTTAATGCTATGTCGTAAGCCTGCTCATAATACTTGATAAACTCACTCCAAAGGGCTTTACGGGAGAGCTTTTCAGCATTTGAACGACACTTGTTCACCTCCACCTTTGTAAAGCTAGAGTATTGGGCTATGGTATCCTTAATACCATCAGCTACCTCTGAATAATTATAATCTGTACGATGTAATACCTTTACACCATCTTCTATCTCACTATACTTTCCTCGTTCTGTATTTGCCCACAAGCCGAAGCCTGCAAGGTCGGTTGTAATACAAGGAACCTTAAAGGCTACTGCCTCTAATGGGGTATAGCCCCATGGCTCATAATAAGACGGATAGACACAGAGGTCATTGCCCAATACAAGATCATAATAGCTCATGTTCATTATGCCGTCATCACCTGTCAGATAACATGGAATGAATATGACTTTTACCTTATCGCCCTTTGCATTATTCATACCAAGCGAACTGAGCATATTGAGTACATTGTCATGGTCCATATTGTGGAGCCAATGTGTAAGGACAGGCTTCTCCAATGAAGTGTCAAATTGCTTGCCACTATCGAGGCGCTCTATAAGGTCTTGACGTGGTCCTGCTACCCATCCTGGTACCTCAATGAAAGCTACAACCTGCTTCTTCAGGTTCTCATCAAAGCGCAAGCGGTTCATTGACTCTATGAACACATCAATACCTTTATTGCGGAACTCATATCGTCCGCTAGTTGAAACGATTAACACATCATCTTGTATACCATCACCTGTCAGTGCATTGGCTACATCAAGCAAACGCTTACGTGCTGCCTTACGCTTTTTTGTGAAGGTTGCGCCCTTTGGTACAAAGTCGTTCTCAAAGCCGTTTGGGAGAACTAAATCGACAGGTTTATCTAGCAATTCTTTGCACTCTGTTGCAGTAATATCGCTCACAGTTGTAAAGCAATCAACATGATGTGCTGCCTGTTTCTCAATAGAATGCTTGCTCTCCATGTTGAGTTCCGAAGCCATCTGGTCACCATTATAAGCCCAGAGATATTCGTACAATGGCTTGTTATTGCCCGCTATACTGCGACCAATACCGGTTGCATGAGTTGTAAATATCGTTGCTATCTGTGGCAGACGATGCTGCAATACGAGGGCGGAAAAGCCTGTCTGCCATTCGTTTGCATGGAAGACAACCTTATCTTTCTCACTAAGATAGAATCTATAGAAACTCTCTACGACAAGTGCCGCAGCATAAGCAAACATTGCTGACTCGTCATAATCTCCGTAAGCATGAAGACTATCAACACGATAATACTCCCAAAGCTTACCATAAAACTCATCCTTGTGAGCAAAAAATAATTGAAAATCAACAAGTATAGCAATCGGTTCGCCAGGAATCTCCCAACGACCTACTTTTATAGACAATCCCTCGGAGGCTGCTTTCTGCTGCCATGCAGCAAACAACTTCTTATCCTCCTTGAAATAAGGGGACGGTTTCTCTTGCCAGCAATCAGGACCAAGGAAAATGATACGATCCTTTATCTTATCTTGTAATGTCTTTGCACGAGTAGAAAGTACAGTATAAATTCCTCCGACCTTGTTACAAACTTCCCAGCTGGTCTCAAAAATATAATCTGGAAACAACATCTTCTCCTTTAAATATTTGATATATATCGGCACAAAGGTAATATAAAATAAGGAAAGGAACAATTTAATCTGCAGATTTTTAAGGAACACATGGAATTAATTAATTAAAATCATTAACTTTGTAAATAACAAATATTTATAGATATGAAACGTAAGATTATACTGACAATAATGGCTATGTTGGCTTTTTCAACCAACATATTAGCGCAAGACAACTTACCCACTACAAAGAATGAAACATCCTCATCTAAAAATGGTAAGCTTATACATACGAATGACTCCATATTCAAGACGCATCTCGTCAATGATGAATTTCAAGTATGGATGGATATTGATTTCTATCATAATAATATCACCGTGCCACGCCAAGAAATCTTCGGAGAGGTACCAGGATACTTTGGAGCAGTACGTGATACGCGCAAGTGGATCATTTCTGATGCTACCATAAAAGGTAAAAAAGCACTACTAACGATCATCAATGACTATGGCAGTGAAGACCTGAAAGCCGTACTAAAACGCAATTCGGATGGGACTTATACACTGACTCGACTTGAAGGGAGCACGATGAAGATTGTTGTCAATAACAAGTGGGTAAAAATTCCAAAGGATTTAAACTTCTATTGTAAATAATCACGTTTTTCAAGGTTGCATAAGTAGCCCCTACTAATGACAAATAGATGCTCATTAGTAGGGGCTACTTTTATAATTGAATTTCAAATATTATCCTTCTAAACTATCTTAATTAGTTAGAATAGTCCTGCCAACCATTTAAACATGTCGATTATTAAAGTCCACGTCCATGCCGTGACACCTATCAATAACCTAAAGACAAAATAAATAACTACACTAAGAATGAGGATAAGTAAAGCTGTTATCAATGCTTTCGATCTCACCTTACGTATTGTTTTCTTATCTCCTTCTACATAGCGTGTAATTAAATCTAGGTTCTTGACATGCGCCTTGCTGAAAAAATCTATGGCATCACCTATAAAAAAAGGGATGCTGCCCAACAAAATATCTACTAAATAGTTATAGATAACAGCCAATGTAAGCGGAATAGACTTGACTTTAAATAAAGTAACATATATAAACGGCAAACCAAAAATTGATGAAACAAGGTCTCCCACTGATGGAACTAAACCCAAAAGGGCATCTAAGAAATATCTATCTGCTAAAGTTGTTACCGTACTAATAAACTTGTAAGCCTTCGATGCTTTTAATTCATGGATTTCATTCTCCCTTCTTTGTCGGCGTACTTCATCTTTACTATTAAATGTATCACTACCTTTATCAAAAGAAACTATTTCATCGTTAAGAGAGTTAGAGTTGTCATGAGCAATACCTCCATCTTGCCCCATTAAAGTATCATTAGCATTAAAAAACGACTCATTCTCTATTATGCTCTTTCCTTCCATCATAATCAATAAATTAAAAATCAAACAATAATAATCTAAACACTATAACGATTAAACACATAAAATATTATCATAAAAACTTTCATCAATTTAAGTTCCTTATTACCTTTAAAATAAAATTACAATGTTATAAAAGCCTATTAAAATAATCAATTTTAGTTTTACATTTAGTTGCTGTCATTATTAACACTTCGTAAAAGTACCTGTAACCAAACTAATTAGCAAGCTAATATGGATGACAGTAGTGACAGCAAATTATAAAACGATAGTCTAAGAAAAAATAAACTCATCATTAACATAAGACATTGGTCTCTAAATATAAATATTTGTCCTATTAAGTCCAATTATCCTTATTACTCCTATTAGCCTTATTAGCTCTAGTAGGCTTATTAGCCAAATAAGCTTGACCTCCATAAACACAAAAAGCCCTGAAGATTTCTCTTCAGGGCTCTCGTAAAAGAAGGCGGCCACCTACTCTCCCGCATTGCATTGCAGTACCATCGGCGCAGTCGGGCTTAACTTCTCTGTTCGGAATGGGAAGAGGTGGGACCCCGACGCAATAACCACCTGATATTTCTCTCGGTTGACTAGTTCACAGTTGACAAGTTGACCAGTTATTTGTCATTATTCTTGTCTTCTTTCTGTCTTCTTATCAGTAGATCCATTATTAAATATTGTCCATAGAACTAATAACTTGTTTACTTGTTAACTCGTTATCTTGTCAACTCGTCTACTGACTTGTCAGCCGTATAAGGTGACGTATTTCCACAAGCAAAACATATTAGAACTTTTCTTCTTACTTTAGAAGAATACACAGCTCAAAGTCTGAGTCACTGGTCCCCGCACTCCAATATCTAGAGGCGGGAGACCCGAAGAAAGTTTCGGGCAATTAGTAGTGCTCGGCTTTGACGTCACCGTCTTTACACCTACACCCTATCAACGTCATCGTCTATGACGACCCTTATGAGGAGTTCTCATCTTGCGGCTGGCTTCGCACTTAGATGCTTTCAGCGCTTATCCAATCCAGACTCAGATACCCAGCGGTGCACCTGGCGGCACAACTGGTAAACCGGAGGTCTGTCCAACACGGTCCTCTCGTACTAGTGTCAGCACCACGCAAAACTCCAACGCCCACGATAGATAGAGACCGAACTGTCTCACGACGTTCTGAACCCAGCTCGCGTGCCACTTTAATGGGCGAACAGCCCAACCCTTGGGACCTTCTCCAGCCCCAGGATGTGACGAGCCGACATCGAGGTGCCAAACCACCCCGTCGATATGAGCTCTTGGGGGGGATCAGCCTGTTATCCCCGGAGTACCTTTTATCCTTTGAGCGACGGAGTTTCCATACACATCCGCCGGATCACTATGCCCCAGTTTCCTGCCTGCTCGGCATGTCTGCCTCCCAGTCAAGCGCCCTTATGCCATTGCACTCTATAAGGCCGGTTACCAATCGGCCCGAGGGCACCTTTGGAAGCCTCCGTTACGCTTTTGGAGGCGACCACCCCAGTCAAACTACCCACCAAGCAGTGTCCGCACCACAGGCGCGTTAGACCTCAGACAGCCAAAGGGCCGTATTTCAAGGATGGCTCCACGAATGCTGGCGCACCCGCTTCGAAGCCTCCGGCCTATCCTACACATCGGATGACCAAGGTCAATGCTAAGCTGTAGTAAAGGTTCACGGGGTCTTTTCGTCCCATCGCGGGTAATCGGCATCTTCACCGATACTACAATTTCACTGAGCTCATGGTTGAGACAGCGTCCAGATCATTACACCATTCGTGCAGGTCGGAACTTACCCGACAAGGAATTTCGCTACCTTAGGACCGTTATAGTTACGGCCGCCGTTTACCGGGGCTTCAATTCAATGCTTCCCATTGCTGGTGACATCTCCTCTTAACCTTCCGGCACCGGGCAGGTGTCAGGCTGTATACATCATCTTTCGAGTTAGCACAGCCCTGTGTTTTTGTTAAACAGTTGCCTGGACCTATTCTCTGCGCCTCATATTGCTATGAGGACCCCTTATTCCGAAGTTACGGGGTCAATTTGCCTAGTTCCTTAACCATGAATCTCTCAACGCCTTAGTATATTCTACCCGACCACGTGTGTCCGTTTGCGGTACGGGTCGCTATTACATTAAGTTTAGCGGATTTTCTCGGAAGTATGATTACCTGCACTCAAGTTATCCCGAAGGATTACCTGTACTTTCATGGTTCAGCTCGGAAGGTGGATTTGCCTGCCTTCCTCATAGCCTACGCACTTAAACGCCCTATTCCGTCAGGGCGCGGCAGTGTCACTGCTCCGTCTCCACATCACTGTAATAGCGAGTTGCGGAATATTAACCGCATCTGCCATCGCCTTCGCCGTTCGGCTGAGACTTAGGACCCGACTAACCCCGGGCTGATTGGCATCGCCCGGGAAACCTCGGTCTTTCGGCGAAAGGGAATCTCACCCTTTTTATCGTTACTTATACCTACATTTGCTTTTCCATAAGCTCCAGGATCGGTTACCCTCACCATTCAACGCCAATGGAATGCTCCCCTACCGATACTTTTAATATACATTACTATCCCGCGCCTTCGGTATCTGACTTATACCCGATTATTATCCATGCCCGGACCCTCGACTAGTGAGCTGTTACGCACTCTTTGAATGAATGGCTGCTTCCAAGCCAACATCCTAGCTGTCACGGGGACCAGACTTCGTTAGACTAACTTAGACAGAATTTCGGGACCTTAGACGGCGGTCTGGATTCTTCTCCTCTCGGGGACGGACCTTAGCACCCGCCCCCTTACTGCACGATTGCGGTCCATAAGCATTCGGAGTTCGTCAGGTCTCGATAGGCGGTGAAGCCCTCTTGACCTATCGGTCGCTCTACCTCTTATGGAGATCATCGCACGCGGCACCTAAATGCCTTTCGGGGAGTACGAGCTATCTCCAAGTTTGATTGGCCTTTCACTCCTACACTCACCTCATCGGGAAGCTTTTCAACGCTTATCCGTGCGGTCCTCCATCCGGTGTTACCCGGACTTCAACCTGGGCAAGTGTAGATCACTTGGTTTCGCGTCTACCCCATCTGACTCGACGCCCTATTCAGGCTCGCTTTCACTGCGGATGCGCGTCTCATGACGCTTATCCTTGCCAGACATGGTAACTCGTAGGTTCATTATGCAAAAGGCACGCCGTCACTGCGTAAGCAGCTCCGACCGCTTGTAGGCGCATGGTTTCAGGAACTATTTCACTCTCCTTATTGGAGTGCTTTTCACCTTTCCTTCACAGTACTCGTTCACTATCGGTCTCACGGGAGTATTTAGCCTTACCGGATGGTCCCGGCTGATTCGCGCAGAATTTCACGTGTTCCGCGTTACTCAGGATACCACTACGTCTCGTCATGCTTCGAATACGGGATTATCACCCTCTATGATTGTTCTTTCCAGAACATTCTTCTCACAATCTAAGTACGACAGCGTGGTCCTACAACCCCTGCTAAGCGTTGCCACAAAGCAGGTTTGGGCTATTCCCCGTTCGCTCGCCACTACTAGGGGAATCATTATTTATTTTCTCTTCCTAGAGGTACTAAGATGTTTCAGTTCCCTCCGTTCGCCTCACTACTTATGTAGTGATAACAGGTCTTCAACCTGATGGGTTGTCCCATTCGGAAATCCTTGGATCAAAGGTTATTTGCACCTACCCAAGGCTTATCGCAGCTTATCACGTCCTTCATCGCCTCCGTGAGCCAAGGCATCCGCCATGCGCCCTTTCTTACTTTCTTCGCCTTTCTCGTTGTTGACAACAAGAAATGTAGCTCATACTTTCAGCTGTTGTGTGATTCTAAAAAAATGAAGTTTAAACCTCATTGTTTAGAATACTAATTCTTCCAATCATTGAAAGAATAGTTCTACTTTACAGTCTTGCTTGTGTCAATATGTCAAAGATCTTATGCTGTTACTTTGATTGTTCTGAGGCAGTGCCTCAGAAGCGTGGACAGCTAAGTGGAGAATAAGGACTTGAACCTTTATGTGAGCCTTAAACTCTAAACTCCTACATTTATATAATACAGAGTGCA harbors:
- a CDS encoding DUF4112 domain-containing protein; its protein translation is MMEGKSIIENESFFNANDTLMGQDGGIAHDNSNSLNDEIVSFDKGSDTFNSKDEVRRQRRENEIHELKASKAYKFISTVTTLADRYFLDALLGLVPSVGDLVSSIFGLPFIYVTLFKVKSIPLTLAVIYNYLVDILLGSIPFFIGDAIDFFSKAHVKNLDLITRYVEGDKKTIRKVRSKALITALLILILSVVIYFVFRLLIGVTAWTWTLIIDMFKWLAGLF
- a CDS encoding glycogen/starch synthase → MLFPDYIFETSWEVCNKVGGIYTVLSTRAKTLQDKIKDRIIFLGPDCWQEKPSPYFKEDKKLFAAWQQKAASEGLSIKVGRWEIPGEPIAILVDFQLFFAHKDEFYGKLWEYYRVDSLHAYGDYDESAMFAYAAALVVESFYRFYLSEKDKVVFHANEWQTGFSALVLQHRLPQIATIFTTHATGIGRSIAGNNKPLYEYLWAYNGDQMASELNMESKHSIEKQAAHHVDCFTTVSDITATECKELLDKPVDLVLPNGFENDFVPKGATFTKKRKAARKRLLDVANALTGDGIQDDVLIVSTSGRYEFRNKGIDVFIESMNRLRFDENLKKQVVAFIEVPGWVAGPRQDLIERLDSGKQFDTSLEKPVLTHWLHNMDHDNVLNMLSSLGMNNAKGDKVKVIFIPCYLTGDDGIMNMSYYDLVLGNDLCVYPSYYEPWGYTPLEAVAFKVPCITTDLAGFGLWANTERGKYSEIEDGVKVLHRTDYNYSEVADGIKDTIAQYSSFTKVEVNKCRSNAEKLSRKALWSEFIKYYEQAYDIALKKAAARNNR